A genomic window from Lotus japonicus ecotype B-129 chromosome 1, LjGifu_v1.2 includes:
- the LOC130728294 gene encoding C-terminal binding protein AN, with translation MPHRNNTEPPLPLVVTLNCVEDCSLELESLTGVAAVEHVPLSRLSDGKIESAAAVLLHSLAYLPRAAQRRLRPYHLVLCLGSSDRAVDSSLAADLGLRLVHVDTSRADEIADTVMALFLGLLRRTHLLSRHSLSSSGWLGSVQPLCRGMRRCRGLVLGIVGRSASARALATRSLAFRMSVLYFDVHSGSGKINFPPAARRMDTLNDLLATSDLISLHCALTNETMQLLNAESLQHVKPGAFLVNTGSTQLLDDCAVKQLLIDGTLAGVALDGAEGPQWMEAWVKEMPNVLILPRSADYSEEVWMEIREKAISILQTFFIDGIIPQNALSDMEEESEVDDENEQSDQPYKDNALQIIVREQMDDVHVSPESSQKKEGNQVKESSSQHQVSSLTQSTSARSEGRRSRSGKKAKKRHTRQKSQLKSEDPSTLEKEGTSRRDDAAMSGTDQASSSSSENSRSRKTPVEYMQEPIATQVLKSGTRLNGNCTELLRDGYVIALYAKDRPELHVSRQRVKGGGWILDSLSNVSKRDPAAQFLIIFRSKDTIGLRSLAAGGKLLQINRRMEFVFASHSFDVWENWTLEGSLQECRLVNCRNPSAVLNVRIEILATVGEDGVTRWIE, from the exons ATGCCTCACCGTAACAACACTGAGCCACCACTACCCTTAGTGGTTACCCTAAACTGCGTCGAAGATTGCTCCCTCGAGCTCGAATCCCTCACCGGCGTCGCCGCCGTCGAGCACGTCCCTCTCAGCCGTCTCTCCGATGGCAAGATCGAGTCCGCCGCCGCTGTCCTCCTCCACTCCCTCGCCTACCTTCCACGCGCCGCCCAGCGCCGTCTCCGCCCTTACCACCTCGTCCTCTGCCTCGGCTCCTCCGACCGCGCCGTCGACTCTTCCCTCGCTGCTGACCTCGGCCTCCGCCTCGTTCACGTCGACACCTCACGCGCCGATGAGATCGCTGACACCGTCATGGCGCTGTTCCTCGGCCTTCTCCGCCGCACGCACCTGCTCTCTCGTCACTCTCTGTCGTCCTCCGGCTGGCTTGGCTCCGTTCAGCCCCTCTGCCGCGGGATGCGACGGTGTCGCGGCCTCGTGCTTGGGATCGTCGGTAGATCTGCTTCCGCTAGGGCTTTGGCCACTCGTAGCTTGGCTTTCAGAATGAGCGTTCTCTATTTCGATGTTCACTCG GGAAGCGGAAAAATAAACTTCCCTCCAGCAGCCCGAAGAATGGATACTCTTAATGATTTACTTGCCACGAGTGACCTTATATCACTCCATTGTGCTTTAACAAATGAAACAATGCAGCTTCTTAATGCCGAAAGTCTTCAACATGTAAAGCCCG GTGCTTTTCTTGTAAACACGGGTAGTACTCAGCTTTTGGATGATTGTGCTGTAAAGCAGCTCTTGATCGATGGAACCTTAGCTGGCGTTGCTTTGGATGGTGCAGAAGGGCCCCAATGGATGGAAGCATGG GTTAAGGAGATGCCTAATGTGTTGATACTTCCACGAAGTGCAGATTACAGTGAAGAGGTCTGGATGGAGATAAGGGAGAAAGCTATATCGATATTACAGACATTCTTCATTGATGGAATTATTCCACAGAATGCCTTGTCTGACATGGAAGAAGAGAGTGAAGTGGATGATGAAAACGAACAATCCGATCAACCATACAAAGATAATGCTCTACAGATTATTGTTAGAGAGCAAATGGATGATGTTCATGTAAGTCCTGAAAGCTCCCAAAAGAAAGAAGGTAATCAAGTGAAAGAGTCTTCATCCCAGCATCAGGTGTCAAGTTTGACTCAGAGTACCTCTGCTCGATCTGAAGGTCGACGAAGCAGATCAGGTAAAAAGGCCAAAAAGAGGCATACCCGTCAGAAGTCCCAACTAAAATCAGAAGATCCTTCTACACTGGAGAAAGAAGGCACATCTCGGAGAGATGATGCTGCTATGAGTGGCACTGATCAAGCTTCCAGCTCCAGTTCTGAAAACTCAAGAAGCAGAAAAACTCCAGTAGAATATATGCAAGAACCAATTGCCACCCAAGTTCTAAAGTCAGGCACAAGGCTTAATGGAAACTGTACTGAACTTCTGAGAGATGGATATGTTATAGCTCTGTATGCAAAAGACCGTCCAGAACTTCATGTCTCAAGGCAAAGAGTTAAAGGTGGCGGTTGGATCCTGGATTCCTTGTCAAATGTGTCTAAAAGAGACCCTGCTGCACAGTTTCTCATCATCTTCAGAAGCAAG GACACAATTGGTTTGCGATCTCTTGCTGCTGGTGGAAAACTATTGCAG ATCAATAGAAGAATGGAGTTTGTGTTTGCTAGTCATAGCTTTGATGTTTGGGAAAATTGGACACTAGAAGGTTCCTTGCAAGAATGTAGACTGGTGAATTGCAGAAACCCATCG GCTGTTTTGAATGTACGCATTGAGATTTTGGCAACTGTTGGCGAAGATGGAGTTACTCGTTGGATCGAATAG